The DNA region CACCCTCACGCACACCGGCACCGTCGACATGCCGCGCTACCTGCGTGAGGCCGACGTGATCGTCGCCGCGGCCGGCGTGAAGCACCTGATCCGCGCGGAAGACGTGAAGCCCGGCGCGGCCGTTCTCGACGTCGGTGTGACGCGCGAGACCGACGAGGAGACGGGGAAGAGCCTCGTGTTCGGCGACGTCGCCCCCGATGTCGCCGACGTGGCGGGCTACATCTCCCCGAACCCGGGAGGTGTCGGCCCGATGACGGTCGCGCTGCTCATGACCAACGTCGTGGAAGCGGCCGAACGGTCGCTCTGACGACGACCCTTCGCGCAGGAAAGGCGCCCTCCCGGTGACGGGAGGGCGCCTTCCTCGTTCCGGGCGCGTACCGCCCGGATCAGCCCAGTTCGTCGAGCATCCGTCGCTGCTCGGGCGTCAGCCCGTCGCGGAGCTCGTCACGGGCGGCGCGGGTCTCCGGCGACTCCGGCGGCGCGGCGGGCGCGGAGGGCGCGGAGGATGGGGCCTTCGCGCCTCCCTGCACGCGTGCCTGCACCGAATCGTAGATCTCGCCCGCCTTCGCCCGCAGCCGATCGTCGATCTGGTCGTAGATCATCCAGCCGAACAGCAGTGCGAGCGGCGGCAGCACGAACGCCCAGAAGCCGGAGGCACGCACCCCGCTCAGCCACACCGTGAGCACCCAGATGATGAGCTCGACGAGATACACCAGGACGTACTGCACGACCTTCTCGCCGGTCCTGGTGCGCTCGGCGGCGGACTTCGCGGCCGACGTGCGGAAGGCCCCGGCGAGCAGCGGCTTCACGAACAGGGCGGCGAGGGTCAGGATGACGGACGCCCACAGCGCGTTCAGACCGACCGACACACCGGGCAGTAGCAGGCCGATCAGCAGCAGCACGGCGACGTCGAACACGTAGAGCGCGGCGAACCGGACGATTCCGTTCTTCATGCGCCCAGAATCCCACACCTCCAGGGCAGATCACCCCTGATTGTGCCCGATCACCCCTGAGAGTGCCCGGTCACCCCTGATTGTGCAGTGTGCTCTCGATCCCGCTGATGCGGGCCTGCTCGTCGAAGCGGAACGTCGCGGTTCCCGTGGCATCCGACACCGTCGCCCCGGAGAACGCCTCATCGGTCCAGGTGAGCGTCCAGCCCGCGAGGCGGGCGAGGTCCCAGACCGCCGTGCGTGCATCGGGCAGGACGGCGGCGGAGAGCACGCGGGGGAGCGCGATGACCGCATCGGCCACCGTGAGCGGCGCGAGCGGAGCGTCGAGCAGGAAGACCGCCCGTGTTCCGTTGCCGACCGGGGCGGAATAGTAGGGGGAGCGCCCGGTGAGCTCCACCGCGACGCCGCCGACCGTGTGGGCCGCCTGGGCGATCCATTCGTCGTCGCCGGAGACCTCGGCGGGGAACGCGACCTCGGCGGTGGTGAGTTCGGCGACGCCGTGCTCATTGCCGTATGCGTGCAGCTGCGCGGCGACTCCCTGCGGGTCGCCGCTCGGGTGTGCCCAGGCCCACAGCAGCGACCGGGGTCCCGGTGCGATCGTCGCGATCAGGTGCGCGCGGGCCACGAGCTGGCGGGACGGATCGGCGTCGGCCGTGAAGGTCAGCGTGCCGGCAGCCAGGTCCGCGTCCCAGCGGTGCTCGCCGAGGGCATCGGCGGCGGCGGAGAGAGCATCCTGACGGAGTGCGACGAAGAGGGCGGCACGATCGGCGAGGGGCTGGAGCGCGGCGAAGGTCATGCCGACAGTCTCGCGGTCGATGCTATGAATCCGCTAGTTCACGCGGAGATCGTCGCGGCTTCCGGGCGTCCCATCCGCCAGACGCTCGGCACCATCAGGGTGGCCAGCGCGATCACCGCGTACACGGCACCCGAGGCGATGAGCACTGTCGCGGGGTCGGCATGTGTGATCAGCCAGCCGTACACGAGCGTGCCGATCGGCATCACGACGAAGCTGCCGAGCATGTCGTAGCTCGACAC from Microbacterium sp. SY138 includes:
- a CDS encoding DUF6882 domain-containing protein; translated protein: MTFAALQPLADRAALFVALRQDALSAAADALGEHRWDADLAAGTLTFTADADPSRQLVARAHLIATIAPGPRSLLWAWAHPSGDPQGVAAQLHAYGNEHGVAELTTAEVAFPAEVSGDDEWIAQAAHTVGGVAVELTGRSPYYSAPVGNGTRAVFLLDAPLAPLTVADAVIALPRVLSAAVLPDARTAVWDLARLAGWTLTWTDEAFSGATVSDATGTATFRFDEQARISGIESTLHNQG